ATCTGGTGACCCTGCCCTGCTACGAATGGCAACACGTGCTGGTCATCCCCACGGGCCACCCGCTGGCGCAGAAAGAGCGCATCACGCTGGAAGACATCGCCCAGGAGGCCCTGATCACCTACCACCCGTCCTTTACCGGACGCGGCAAGATCGACCATGCCTTCGAGATGCGCCGCCTGCATCCGCATATCGTGCTGGAAGCCATCGATGCCGACGTGATCAAGACCTATGTGCGTCTGGGCCTGGGCATCGGCATCGTGGCCGAGATGGCCATGCGCGACGACACCGTCAACGACCTGGTGGTACGCCCCGTCGGCCATCTGTTCGGCACCAGCGTGGCGCGCGTGGCCATCAAGCGCGGCGCATACCTGCGCAACTTCGTCTACCGGTTTGCCGAGCTGCTCAGCGACCGTCTCTCGCGCGACCTCATCATGCGCGCCATGAACGGCAGCGTGGACGACTTCGGGCTCTGATCCGGCCCGCCTCAAGGGCTGGTGCCTGTGCGCCCAGCCCATGCATTGCAAGACTATCGTGACTCCCAACTTCCCCAGCAAGCTGCCCAATGTGGGCACCACCATTTTCACCGTCATGTCGGCGCTGGCCGCCGAGCACAAGGCCGTCAATCTGGGCCAGGGCTTCCCCGACTTCGGTTGCGACCCCAGGCTGCTCGACGCTGTCAACGACGCCATGCGCGCCGGTCACAACCAGTACCCGCCCATGACGGGCTGGCCCGCGCTGCGCGAGGCCGTGGCCGCCAAGATCGAGGCGCTGCACGGCCGCCGCTATGACGCGGGCAGCGAAATCACCATCACCGCCGGCGCCACCCAGGCCATTCTCACCGCCATCCTGGCCACCGTGCATGCAGGTGATGAAGTCATCGTGCTCGATCCCTGCTACGACAGCTATGTGCCCAATATCGAGATGGCCGGCGGCGTGGCCGTGCGGGTGCCGCTGACGCCCGGCAGCTTCCGTCCCGACTTTGCCAGGATCGCCGCCGCCATCACGCCGCGCACGCGCCTGCTGATCATCAACAGCCCGCACAACCCCAGCGCCACCATCTGGACCGATGCGGAAATGCGCCAGCTCGAGGCCCTGCTGGCCCCTACCAATGTGCTGCTGATCAGCGACGAGGTCTACGAGCACATGGTCTTCGACGGCGCCCAGCATCTGAGCAGCGCCCGCTACCCGGGCCTGGCCGAGCGCGCCTTCATCGTCTCCAGCTTTGGCAAGACCTACCACGTCACGGGCTGGAAGGTCGGCACCGTGGCCGCGCCCGCCGCCCTCAGCGCCGAATTCCGCAAGGTGCACCAGTTCAATGTGTTCACCGTGAACACGCCCATGCAGGCGGGTCTCGCGCAGTACATGCAGGACCCGGCGCCCTATCTGGAGCTTTCGGCCTTCTACCAGGCCAAGCGCGATCTGTTCCTTGGCGGCCTGCAGGGCTCGCGCCTGAAACTGCTGCCCACGGCCGGCACCTATTTCCTCTGTGCCGACATCTCCACGGTCTCCGATCTCAACGAGGCCGATTTCTGCCAGTGGCTGGTCCGGGAAATCGGCGTGGCCGCGATTCCGCTGTCGGCCTTCTACGGCGACGGTTTCGATCAGCGCGTGGTGCGCTTTTGCTTTGCCAAAAAGGACGAAACCCTGATCGAGGCTGCCGCGCGCCTGCGCAAGCTCTGAAACGCTGTGGCCCATAAAAAAGGAGCGCCTACTGCGCTCCTTTTCTCGTTTTCAACATGTTTTCATGCTGGATCTGTTTATCAGCAGGCGCAAGCAGCTATCGAATTAGAGAAACTTCATGCCGTCTCTGCCAGATGGCGCAGCATCAGCACCGCCCCCAGCACAATGCCGGCAAGGGCCACAAAGCTGCCCAGGCTGAGCATGGAAATCGCGCTGATGCCCTGGCCCACGGTGCAGCCCATGGCCGTCACCCCACCCACGCCCATCAGCAGTCCGCCCAGCAGATGGCGGGCCAGATCCCTGCGGTCGGCAAAGCCCTGCCACTGGAAGTCCCTGCGCCACAGCGCATGGACAAAGCTGCCCAGGATCACGCCTGCCACCGAGGCAATGCCCCAGGTCAGCACCTTGTTGCGATCGCTGAAGAACATCAACCAGTCCAGCGTGTGCGCCACCGGCGTGACAAAGCTGAAGGCCTCGATACGGCCGCTATAGGTCGCGGCATAGACCTGCTCCAGCGTCTCGGGGTGCTCGGCCACCAGCGCCAGATGGCCTCCTAGCCACCAAGCCGCCGTCACGCACAGGCCGACCAGCAGCCCGCCCAGCAGCAGGGAGCGGCTGCGCTCGGCGCCGGGCCGGGGATCGAAGGCCAGCAGCAACAGCAAGCCCCCCAGACCCAGGCCCAGCACGCCGCGCAGCAGCGTCAAGGGCCAGGCCATATGGCCGGCCAGCCATTCGGGCAGCAGGGCCGGGCCCGCGAATTCAAGATGCACGCTGTCCAGCCAGCGCACCCGCGCCACGGCGGTAATGCCCTTGAGCGTGGCAAAAGCGGCCACGCCCATGACCAGCAGCACCACCAGCGCCTTGAGGCTGCCGCTGCCCAGCCGGGTCAGATTCCTGGCCCCGCACCCCGATGCCAGCACCATGCCGCCGCCAAACAGCAGCCCTCCCGCCAGGGCCGACAGCCACAGCAGGCGGCGGCTGGCATACAGGGCATCGCCCACCTGCAACTGGCCCCACAGCGCCAGCGCCGTGAAGCCCAGCATGCTCACGGCGATGGCCATGCACCACTGGCGCGCCCGTCCCCAGTCCTGCAGATACACCACATCGCTGATGGCACCCACGGTGCAAAAGCGGGTCTCGCGCATCACGAAGCCCAACACGGCGGCCAGCAACAAAATGGCCACCAGAACGGTGGCCGTCAGGGATTCAAACTCGGCAGGACTCATGCGGGCATTGGACGGCGCGGCCCGGCTTCAAGGCATTGGCATATACCCCAGCCCGCGCGCTAACACTGTCTTAATCGGCTTTCCAATCGACTTTTCTCA
This region of Comamonas thiooxydans genomic DNA includes:
- a CDS encoding CysB family HTH-type transcriptional regulator, with product MNLHQFRFVQEAARRNLNLTEAAKALHTSQPGVSKAIIELEEELGIDIFARHGKRLKRITEPGQEVLKSIELIMREVGNLKRIGEQYSAQDSGTLSIATTHTQARYVLPPAVARLRELYPKVTISLHQATPAEVARMVIDEVAEIGMATESLADYPDLVTLPCYEWQHVLVIPTGHPLAQKERITLEDIAQEALITYHPSFTGRGKIDHAFEMRRLHPHIVLEAIDADVIKTYVRLGLGIGIVAEMAMRDDTVNDLVVRPVGHLFGTSVARVAIKRGAYLRNFVYRFAELLSDRLSRDLIMRAMNGSVDDFGL
- a CDS encoding pyridoxal phosphate-dependent aminotransferase, whose translation is MHCKTIVTPNFPSKLPNVGTTIFTVMSALAAEHKAVNLGQGFPDFGCDPRLLDAVNDAMRAGHNQYPPMTGWPALREAVAAKIEALHGRRYDAGSEITITAGATQAILTAILATVHAGDEVIVLDPCYDSYVPNIEMAGGVAVRVPLTPGSFRPDFARIAAAITPRTRLLIINSPHNPSATIWTDAEMRQLEALLAPTNVLLISDEVYEHMVFDGAQHLSSARYPGLAERAFIVSSFGKTYHVTGWKVGTVAAPAALSAEFRKVHQFNVFTVNTPMQAGLAQYMQDPAPYLELSAFYQAKRDLFLGGLQGSRLKLLPTAGTYFLCADISTVSDLNEADFCQWLVREIGVAAIPLSAFYGDGFDQRVVRFCFAKKDETLIEAAARLRKL
- a CDS encoding YeeE/YedE family protein, which gives rise to MSPAEFESLTATVLVAILLLAAVLGFVMRETRFCTVGAISDVVYLQDWGRARQWCMAIAVSMLGFTALALWGQLQVGDALYASRRLLWLSALAGGLLFGGGMVLASGCGARNLTRLGSGSLKALVVLLVMGVAAFATLKGITAVARVRWLDSVHLEFAGPALLPEWLAGHMAWPLTLLRGVLGLGLGGLLLLLAFDPRPGAERSRSLLLGGLLVGLCVTAAWWLGGHLALVAEHPETLEQVYAATYSGRIEAFSFVTPVAHTLDWLMFFSDRNKVLTWGIASVAGVILGSFVHALWRRDFQWQGFADRRDLARHLLGGLLMGVGGVTAMGCTVGQGISAISMLSLGSFVALAGIVLGAVLMLRHLAETA